GGTGGCGTGTGCTGGAAGCCGCACGAGAAATTCGCGCAGGTGCGGTGATTGCCTATCCGACCGAAGCGGTCTGGGGCCTGGGCTGCGATCCGTGGAACGAAGAAGCGGTGGACCGTCTGCTGGCGATCAAGAATCGCTCGGTGGATAAGGGCCTGATCCTGGTAGCCGATAACATTCGCCAGTTCGACTTCCTGTTCGAGGATTTCCCTGACACCTGGATCGAGCGCATGGCCAGCACCTGGCCTGGGCCGAATACCTGGCTGGTGCCCCATCAGGACCTGCTGCCGGCATGGGTCACGG
This region of Pseudomonas sp. MUP55 genomic DNA includes:
- a CDS encoding L-threonylcarbamoyladenylate synthase, giving the protein MVNRWRVLEAAREIRAGAVIAYPTEAVWGLGCDPWNEEAVDRLLAIKNRSVDKGLILVADNIRQFDFLFEDFPDTWIERMASTWPGPNTWLVPHQDLLPAWVTGVHDTVALRVSDHPLVRDLCAQVGPLISTSANPQGRPAARTRIRVEQYFRGQVDLVLGGALGGRKNPSLIRDLVTGDVVRPS